Proteins from a genomic interval of Cupriavidus sp. WKF15:
- a CDS encoding porin yields the protein MEDFRAKAIAWNFILLSALCFGKVYAESGVRVFGIVDAGVEVSSAGKGTQTRVVSGGDAGSRWGIDGTEDLGQGLSATFRLVGGFSADDGQMGQGGRLFGREAAVGLIKRDAGSLLLGRQPTPVSLTNSFVDAFYWMGSGGLISLTRSGATAAQQVIPQVVSARADNAIKYYSPEEWKSVSFSVLVAPGEKSPQLGSTYGASARFLQGPWDLNAAWGRQEAGTGATGQITSYSLGGSYDFHLVKLYLGYTDEKNSCSTCTGALTRATDSFKATRSEFSLANVGVRVPIGRFTAIAQAAYVNDRSAYQVDPGNRNAWWFAVGGEYALSRRTTLYGSVGTIENRNGSMYALGSGGVQQPANSVGAGNPRSTAGNIGIKHLF from the coding sequence TTGGAAGACTTCAGAGCAAAGGCGATTGCTTGGAATTTCATTCTTTTGTCCGCGCTTTGCTTCGGCAAGGTATATGCGGAGTCAGGTGTGCGGGTGTTCGGCATTGTCGATGCAGGCGTCGAAGTGAGCAGCGCAGGCAAGGGTACGCAGACGCGCGTGGTCTCCGGTGGAGATGCGGGTAGTCGTTGGGGTATCGATGGGACCGAGGACCTCGGTCAGGGCCTCAGCGCCACGTTCCGTCTGGTGGGTGGCTTCAGTGCGGACGATGGGCAGATGGGCCAGGGCGGCCGCCTGTTCGGCCGCGAGGCGGCGGTGGGTCTCATCAAGCGGGACGCCGGCAGCTTGCTGCTGGGGCGTCAGCCAACGCCCGTTTCGCTGACCAACTCCTTTGTCGATGCCTTCTATTGGATGGGCAGCGGTGGTCTCATTTCGCTGACCCGCAGCGGCGCGACGGCGGCCCAGCAAGTGATTCCGCAGGTCGTCTCCGCGCGTGCCGACAATGCCATCAAGTACTACTCGCCCGAAGAGTGGAAATCGGTGTCGTTCTCGGTGCTGGTGGCACCAGGGGAGAAGTCTCCGCAACTGGGCAGCACCTACGGTGCATCGGCACGCTTTCTCCAGGGACCGTGGGACTTGAATGCTGCCTGGGGTCGGCAGGAGGCCGGCACCGGTGCCACGGGCCAGATCACTTCCTATTCGCTGGGTGGCAGCTACGATTTTCATCTGGTGAAGCTCTATCTGGGCTACACCGACGAAAAGAACTCCTGCTCGACCTGTACCGGAGCGTTGACCCGTGCCACGGACAGCTTCAAGGCGACGCGGAGCGAGTTCAGTCTGGCTAACGTGGGTGTCCGTGTTCCCATCGGCCGCTTCACCGCCATTGCCCAGGCGGCCTACGTGAACGACCGCTCCGCATATCAGGTGGATCCCGGCAACAGGAACGCGTGGTGGTTCGCCGTGGGCGGCGAGTATGCGCTGTCGCGTCGCACGACGTTGTATGGCTCTGTCGGCACGATCGAGAACCGCAACGGGTCGATGTATGCGCTGGGCAGCGGCGGCGTGCAACAGCCCGCCAATTCCGTCGGTGCCGGAAATCCAAGGTCGACGGCCGGCAATATCGGCATCAAACATCTGTTCTGA
- a CDS encoding cupin domain-containing protein: protein MNVVTTTSCTRWSPMSAAPEGDAFHAGLIGKEYTDAYTLGLARLQAHGQIGSRISSHNQAFFVMEGKGVASLAGAQSAFCQGAVIKIPRGVRHAIRNAEATPMWLLAIHDTPMALEADASGPDQAPDLACRREAEPMAKHAPEVMNADAMAWRAFEAPGVQGYELKPMLVGEEHSDAYSVDLMRVAAGGFSAAHTDLGRHAFVILAGQGRLTVDGEPIDFRQGDIVKVPTGSLHAVHNVGGDPLEFLAIYDPPRRRKAG from the coding sequence ATGAATGTCGTCACCACAACATCTTGCACACGTTGGTCGCCCATGAGCGCGGCGCCGGAAGGCGACGCATTTCATGCCGGGCTGATCGGCAAGGAGTACACCGATGCGTATACGCTCGGACTAGCCCGGCTACAGGCCCATGGGCAGATCGGATCGCGCATCAGTTCGCATAACCAGGCGTTCTTTGTGATGGAGGGCAAGGGCGTCGCTTCGCTCGCCGGCGCGCAGAGCGCGTTTTGCCAGGGCGCGGTCATCAAGATCCCCCGAGGTGTTCGCCATGCAATTCGCAACGCGGAGGCCACGCCCATGTGGCTTCTCGCCATCCATGACACGCCCATGGCACTGGAGGCTGACGCCTCCGGGCCCGATCAAGCACCGGACCTGGCATGTCGCCGCGAAGCAGAGCCGATGGCGAAGCACGCCCCCGAAGTCATGAATGCCGACGCGATGGCCTGGAGAGCCTTCGAGGCGCCAGGTGTCCAGGGCTATGAACTGAAGCCCATGCTTGTCGGCGAGGAACATTCCGATGCCTATAGCGTTGACCTGATGCGCGTCGCGGCCGGAGGCTTTTCCGCGGCGCATACGGATCTGGGCCGGCATGCCTTTGTCATTCTCGCGGGACAGGGGCGCCTCACGGTCGATGGCGAACCCATCGACTTTCGGCAGGGCGACATCGTGAAGGTGCCGACAGGGTCTTTGCATGCGGTGCATAACGTGGGCGGCGACCCGTTGGAGTTTCTCGCGATCTACGATCCGCCGCGTCGCCGCAAGGCTGGCTGA
- a CDS encoding tripartite tricarboxylate transporter substrate binding protein codes for MSKHASRPLAWKVTGAILALCACLTAHAEDWPARPIKLVVPSTPGSTPDVLARIVADALHTRLGATLVVENKPGAGGAIAVNVIAKAPPDGYTIGITPPGPIGADTILQKRLPYQPGRDLALVSLAVTQANVLVVRSTLEVKDLGQLMGRLAKEPGKYTYAAIGAGSVNRLCMELVAQRSGARMTRVAYSGTPQAMLAVISGEVDMACLPEQAVSAQVQAGKLHALAVASAKRSSVMANVPTLDELGMPGVEANAWMGIIAPAGTPVQIIRRLQGEIARALSQPDVRATLHTQFMEAVGSTPEVFARTVQGDVERWKRLVRTGKVAVD; via the coding sequence ATGAGCAAGCACGCAAGCCGGCCGCTGGCCTGGAAGGTTACCGGCGCGATCCTGGCGCTTTGCGCTTGCCTGACGGCGCACGCCGAAGACTGGCCGGCCCGGCCGATAAAGCTGGTGGTGCCGTCCACGCCCGGCTCGACCCCGGACGTCCTCGCACGTATCGTGGCCGATGCATTGCACACCAGGCTCGGCGCGACCCTGGTGGTGGAAAACAAGCCGGGTGCGGGCGGTGCGATCGCCGTGAATGTTATCGCGAAGGCGCCTCCCGACGGCTATACGATCGGCATCACACCTCCCGGGCCGATTGGCGCTGACACCATACTGCAAAAGCGTCTGCCCTACCAACCCGGCAGGGACCTGGCGCTGGTGTCGCTCGCCGTCACCCAGGCCAATGTCCTGGTCGTACGCAGTACGCTCGAAGTGAAGGACCTGGGGCAATTGATGGGGCGGCTCGCTAAGGAGCCAGGGAAATACACCTATGCCGCGATCGGCGCGGGCTCCGTCAACCGCCTCTGCATGGAGCTGGTTGCGCAGCGAAGCGGTGCGCGCATGACGCGGGTTGCCTATTCCGGCACGCCCCAGGCCATGCTCGCGGTAATCAGTGGCGAAGTCGACATGGCGTGCCTGCCGGAGCAGGCAGTCTCCGCGCAGGTGCAGGCGGGAAAGCTCCATGCTCTCGCGGTGGCGTCGGCAAAGCGATCATCCGTGATGGCCAATGTGCCGACGCTCGACGAGCTTGGCATGCCCGGCGTCGAGGCAAACGCCTGGATGGGGATCATCGCGCCGGCCGGCACGCCGGTCCAGATCATCAGGCGCCTGCAAGGCGAGATCGCACGGGCGTTGTCCCAGCCGGACGTTCGCGCAACGCTGCATACCCAGTTCATGGAGGCGGTCGGCTCCACGCCGGAGGTATTTGCCCGGACCGTCCAGGGCGATGTCGAGCGCTGGAAGCGCCTGGTCCGCACGGGAAAGGTCGCCGTGGACTGA
- a CDS encoding LysR family transcriptional regulator codes for MELVDIRVFAKISELMSLSAAANVLGMPKSSVSRSLTRLEKHLGVALLYRTNRKLALTETGLLFAEDAHRILSSIEEAEQKVGQVRLTPRGLLRVSAPVTPGQWMLAPLIAEYLTRYPEMNVALTLTSHKVEPMAEEIDVVIRTGELEDSRLAARRLGTVALKLVATPAYLKAHGTPEVPADLVGHALLDIFAGNVEWRMDKDAETESVRVHTRFSANDTSTIRTVLLNGTGIGWLPDYLCQEDLAAGTLIHVLPGWGRGKRDIHAVFPQHRTVSPKVRSFVDFLCERFGDLGKAGGPRSGTSAAR; via the coding sequence ATGGAATTGGTCGACATCCGAGTATTCGCAAAAATCAGCGAACTGATGAGTCTCAGCGCTGCGGCCAATGTGCTGGGCATGCCGAAGTCGTCGGTCAGCCGAAGCCTGACCCGACTGGAGAAGCACCTGGGCGTCGCGTTGCTCTATCGAACCAACCGGAAACTGGCCCTGACCGAAACCGGCCTGCTGTTCGCTGAGGACGCACACCGCATCCTTTCCAGCATCGAGGAAGCGGAACAGAAGGTCGGGCAGGTCAGGCTCACACCACGGGGACTGTTGCGCGTCAGCGCGCCCGTCACGCCGGGGCAGTGGATGCTCGCGCCGCTCATCGCTGAGTATCTGACGCGCTATCCGGAGATGAACGTTGCTCTGACGCTCACGAGCCACAAGGTCGAGCCGATGGCCGAGGAGATCGACGTGGTCATCCGGACGGGGGAACTTGAAGACAGCCGTCTGGCCGCGCGACGGCTGGGCACCGTGGCACTGAAGCTGGTGGCCACGCCGGCCTACCTCAAGGCACATGGAACACCAGAGGTTCCGGCGGACCTTGTCGGACACGCCCTCCTGGATATTTTTGCCGGCAACGTTGAATGGCGCATGGACAAGGATGCCGAGACCGAATCCGTGCGGGTCCATACGCGCTTTTCGGCCAATGACACCAGCACCATCCGCACTGTGCTGCTGAATGGCACCGGCATCGGCTGGCTGCCCGACTATCTCTGCCAGGAAGATCTCGCGGCCGGCACGCTGATTCACGTGTTGCCTGGGTGGGGACGCGGCAAACGCGATATCCATGCCGTGTTCCCACAGCATCGAACGGTATCTCCGAAGGTCCGTTCCTTCGTGGATTTTCTCTGCGAGCGATTCGGGGATCTGGGCAAGGCCGGCGGTCCGCGGTCGGGCACGTCGGCGGCACGATAG
- a CDS encoding flavin reductase family protein, giving the protein MTQSQHIDPEEFRKGLRAFTTGVTVVSMDDGLGGMHAMTASSFAAVSIEPQLVAVSIAKTAKSHALLGADRPYAINILGERQAFLGHYFANRMPEPWNPAYEWHEGAPVLTGTMGWFVCRRWAAYDGGDHTILVGETLKIQRTDERPLVCCRGDFHALGEKVDVVHPGAQGARSTA; this is encoded by the coding sequence ATGACTCAATCCCAACACATTGATCCGGAAGAGTTCCGCAAGGGCCTGCGTGCCTTCACGACGGGTGTGACCGTCGTGTCGATGGACGACGGCCTGGGCGGTATGCACGCCATGACGGCAAGTTCCTTTGCCGCGGTATCCATCGAGCCGCAACTGGTCGCCGTGAGCATCGCCAAGACAGCCAAGTCGCACGCGCTTCTGGGAGCCGACCGGCCTTACGCCATCAACATCCTCGGCGAGCGTCAGGCATTCCTTGGTCACTATTTCGCCAATCGCATGCCAGAACCCTGGAACCCGGCCTACGAATGGCACGAAGGCGCGCCCGTTCTGACAGGCACGATGGGCTGGTTTGTCTGCCGGCGCTGGGCTGCCTACGACGGCGGCGACCACACCATCCTGGTGGGTGAAACCCTGAAGATCCAGCGCACTGACGAGCGGCCTCTGGTTTGCTGCCGGGGCGACTTTCACGCTTTGGGTGAAAAGGTGGACGTCGTCCACCCCGGGGCTCAGGGCGCGAGGAGCACTGCGTGA
- a CDS encoding CDGSH iron-sulfur domain-containing protein encodes MSTTNIRVLNSGPLHVTGEFELVDADGNRYPHKGIFSLCRCGLSASKPYCDGSHRAERWESIVQSDKPVASTVP; translated from the coding sequence ATGTCTACTACCAACATCCGCGTCCTGAACTCAGGGCCTCTCCATGTGACCGGCGAGTTCGAATTGGTCGATGCCGATGGCAACCGCTACCCCCACAAGGGCATCTTTTCGCTTTGTCGTTGCGGGTTGTCCGCCAGCAAGCCCTATTGCGATGGTTCCCATCGCGCCGAGCGCTGGGAGAGTATCGTGCAGTCGGACAAGCCTGTCGCATCGACCGTGCCCTGA
- a CDS encoding cupin domain-containing protein, translating into MKHITHITEKLWIPHKIEGSEGFEFIFDILAGEYTDAYSVDIVRVAEGGYSPPHIDPDNHAFYILGGEAEIDIADVCHRATAGAVVRIPRGVVHAVRNAGQRDLVLLTIYDPPRVRKSQDGAVPPTDHVGAN; encoded by the coding sequence ATGAAACACATTACCCATATCACCGAAAAACTGTGGATTCCGCACAAGATCGAAGGGTCGGAAGGGTTTGAATTCATCTTCGACATCCTGGCCGGGGAATACACGGACGCATACTCTGTCGATATCGTTCGCGTTGCAGAAGGCGGCTACTCACCACCGCACATCGACCCTGACAATCACGCGTTCTACATCCTCGGTGGCGAAGCCGAGATCGACATCGCCGATGTCTGCCATCGTGCCACGGCCGGTGCGGTCGTCCGCATCCCGCGCGGCGTCGTCCATGCCGTTCGCAATGCCGGACAGCGAGATCTGGTGTTATTGACCATCTACGATCCGCCCCGCGTACGCAAATCCCAGGATGGGGCCGTGCCACCCACGGACCATGTGGGGGCAAACTGA
- a CDS encoding MFS transporter yields the protein MNGETTTRLSVPMHGTDSRTRWLVLTVAWAALVLSTVCRLAWGTLAIPLGQSLTLPLAALGMFVTAFYVGYVLSNFVCGFAIDRVGGRVALSASLVSLAIATYAFSYTPTLTVGLVLQALMGLTAGADYAAGVKLVTTWFEKRERGRAVGLLMSASSVAVIATNAILPTLVEAYSWRVSYRLLGVLSVFLAVVCVAVLRDRVPTGGATQPGERHTHRARAHGQILADARALMTRNFVLLALAGCGAFWGTLGFTAWAIPLMVKAHHVSPVQAGYVLAVAGIAGLFAKPTIGWISDSFGARRKLLAILSLIFFCAALLAFGQGDDLATFRLAAPFIGVGAFVYSPLLVTMVAEQTGPSRAGSGAGVANAAWQLGSALSPALVGLVFQAQHSFPLAFAVLAAGPLFGALCLAFIKEGQRQ from the coding sequence ATGAACGGTGAAACCACCACCCGGTTGTCCGTGCCCATGCATGGAACAGACTCACGCACCAGATGGCTTGTGTTGACGGTGGCGTGGGCGGCGCTCGTCCTCTCGACCGTCTGCAGACTGGCGTGGGGAACGCTGGCCATTCCGTTGGGACAGTCGCTGACGCTGCCGCTCGCCGCACTCGGCATGTTCGTGACGGCATTCTATGTCGGCTATGTGCTGTCCAACTTCGTGTGCGGGTTTGCAATCGATCGCGTTGGCGGCCGCGTGGCGCTTTCCGCTTCGCTTGTCAGCCTTGCCATCGCTACTTACGCCTTTTCCTACACACCAACGCTCACGGTTGGCCTGGTCTTGCAGGCACTCATGGGGCTGACCGCCGGCGCTGACTACGCGGCAGGGGTGAAGCTGGTGACGACATGGTTTGAGAAGCGTGAACGCGGCCGGGCCGTGGGGCTTCTCATGAGCGCGTCGTCGGTCGCAGTCATCGCGACGAACGCCATCCTGCCGACACTAGTAGAGGCCTATAGCTGGCGCGTGAGCTATCGCCTGCTCGGCGTTCTCTCTGTGTTCCTGGCCGTGGTCTGTGTCGCGGTCCTTCGCGACCGGGTCCCGACTGGCGGTGCAACGCAACCGGGAGAACGCCACACCCACCGTGCTCGCGCGCATGGCCAGATCCTCGCGGACGCGCGCGCATTGATGACAAGAAATTTCGTCCTGCTGGCACTGGCTGGATGTGGTGCGTTCTGGGGGACGCTTGGCTTCACCGCATGGGCAATCCCTCTAATGGTGAAGGCGCATCATGTTTCGCCGGTTCAGGCCGGCTATGTCCTGGCAGTGGCCGGGATTGCGGGCCTGTTCGCGAAGCCCACCATCGGCTGGATTTCCGATTCCTTCGGTGCACGCCGGAAGCTGCTGGCCATTCTGTCACTGATCTTCTTTTGCGCGGCGCTGCTCGCCTTCGGCCAGGGCGATGATCTGGCCACGTTCCGCCTGGCCGCCCCTTTTATTGGTGTCGGGGCCTTCGTTTACAGCCCGCTGCTGGTCACGATGGTCGCCGAGCAGACGGGTCCGTCGAGGGCCGGCTCGGGGGCAGGCGTCGCCAACGCCGCGTGGCAGTTAGGTTCCGCGCTGTCCCCGGCACTCGTCGGCCTGGTATTCCAGGCACAGCATTCCTTCCCGTTGGCGTTCGCGGTGCTTGCCGCCGGGCCGCTCTTCGGGGCCCTCTGCCTGGCATTTATCAAGGAAGGCCAACGCCAGTGA
- a CDS encoding helix-turn-helix domain-containing protein has protein sequence MAYIDSHLSAPVSFEDPARAAGISGRTLNAPCHRHFGIADGIAAQRTPRCGAPRMLLDPAAGVTGTALEVGLGHLGRFAGYSAARFDKQPRKTQKRHA, from the coding sequence GTGGCTTATATCGACTCCCACCTGAGCGCACCGGTCTCGTTCGAGGACCCAGCCCGCGCCGCCGGCATTAGCGGTCGGACGCTCAACGCACCGTGCCATCGCCATTTCGGCATCGCCGATGGAATTGCTGCGCAACGCACGCCTCGTTGCGGTGCGCCCCGGATGCTGCTCGATCCCGCTGCCGGCGTCACTGGAACCGCACTTGAGGTCGGTCTCGGGCACCTGGGCCGATTTGCCGGCTACTCCGCGGCGCGCTTCGATAAGCAGCCGCGCAAAACTCAGAAGCGGCACGCGTAG
- the wecB gene encoding UDP-N-acetylglucosamine 2-epimerase (non-hydrolyzing), producing the protein MQKVLAVFGTRPEAIKMAPLMRRLRSSPAFDLRVCVTGQHRQLLDPVLRLFRIVPDFDLNVICKGQSLSDITTRVLVGVQTVIDEFMPDTMLVHGDTTTTLAATLAAFYRSIPVGHVEAGLRTGDMSAPWPEEMNRRVTDIMATWHFAPTQQAHDTLLREGANPIRVRMTGNTGIDALLEVKQQIDADAQVRTRLANGFPFLDASRRLVLVTGHRRENFGAPFERFCAALRMLADRNKDIQIVYPVHLNPRVREPVNAILSKHPRIHLIEPQDYQPFVFLMSLAYLIVTDSGGIQEEAPALGKPVVVTRETTERPEAVAAGTARLVGTDTERIVIAVELLLRDREVYSCMSRAHNPFGDGRASERIVSALQLPVKTMCTAAFARAMHAEPDTDMDPRAIQLPGHTAIWRKQS; encoded by the coding sequence ATGCAGAAGGTTCTCGCTGTGTTTGGGACGCGTCCCGAAGCGATCAAGATGGCACCGCTGATGCGGCGGCTGCGAAGTTCACCGGCATTCGATCTGCGGGTATGCGTGACGGGCCAGCACCGGCAGCTCCTCGACCCGGTGCTGCGCCTGTTCAGGATTGTCCCGGATTTTGACCTCAACGTGATCTGTAAAGGCCAGAGCCTTTCCGACATCACAACCAGGGTGCTGGTCGGCGTACAAACGGTCATTGACGAGTTTATGCCCGACACCATGCTCGTTCACGGCGATACCACCACGACACTGGCCGCCACGCTGGCGGCCTTCTATCGGAGCATCCCCGTCGGCCATGTCGAGGCGGGCTTGCGAACTGGCGACATGAGCGCGCCCTGGCCCGAGGAGATGAACCGGCGCGTAACCGACATCATGGCCACGTGGCATTTCGCTCCGACGCAGCAGGCGCACGACACGCTGCTGCGCGAAGGTGCCAACCCGATCCGCGTCAGGATGACCGGCAATACAGGCATTGACGCCCTGCTCGAAGTCAAGCAACAGATCGACGCCGATGCCCAAGTGCGCACGCGCCTGGCAAACGGCTTTCCGTTCCTTGATGCATCCCGGCGACTGGTGCTGGTGACCGGGCATCGACGCGAGAACTTTGGTGCACCATTCGAGCGATTCTGTGCGGCGCTGCGCATGCTTGCCGATCGGAACAAGGACATCCAGATCGTCTACCCGGTCCACCTGAATCCCAGGGTGCGCGAGCCGGTCAATGCCATCTTGAGCAAGCATCCCCGGATCCACCTGATCGAGCCGCAGGACTATCAGCCGTTCGTCTTCCTGATGTCGCTCGCCTATCTGATCGTGACGGACTCCGGCGGGATCCAGGAGGAAGCACCGGCTCTCGGCAAGCCGGTCGTGGTGACGCGCGAGACTACGGAGCGCCCTGAAGCGGTGGCTGCCGGTACGGCGCGGCTGGTTGGGACCGATACGGAACGAATTGTCATTGCTGTCGAGCTGCTGCTGCGCGATCGCGAGGTGTATTCCTGCATGTCGCGTGCCCACAATCCGTTTGGAGACGGGCGAGCGAGCGAGCGCATTGTCAGTGCCCTGCAGCTACCTGTCAAAACGATGTGTACCGCCGCTTTCGCTCGCGCGATGCACGCGGAACCGGATACGGATATGGATCCGCGCGCCATTCAGCTACCCGGCCACACCGCAATCTGGAGGAAGCAATCATGA
- a CDS encoding glycosyltransferase family 2 protein, with product MSRSLRTILLLGALFSGIGFALPSAAEKLIVHTVIVRRAPHEIARNHRAPERSMQEAAEVAAVRLPPGSYKDEEELDEPPPVVFDKAETGASAGQVIVSTLTGLLAIIMSLIVLYAVRHYVFTLNRLFGRQRHPYLDIDVAEWPSLTVLVAAHNEEVVIAGSLQCLLRVDYPADRLTIMPVNDRSSDRTREIIDEIAARHPGRIVPFHRVSGKPGKAAALKDASETVSTEIIVVFDADYLPPFGLLKQLVAPFFDPEVGATMGRVVPLNLGSNLLTRLLDMERSGGYQVDQQARMNLWLVPQYGGTVGGVRLRALRSVGGWHDDVLAEDTDLTYRLMLGNWKTVYQNWAECYEEVPEAWPVRIRQIMRWTKGHNQSFYRHARGVVTCQGHGLFERLDGVALLAIYTMAPVMLLGWALTIFLFYTSGFPLHSTLILLALMSYGTLGNFAAFFEIAAAVHLDGGCERVRLLPLNYFGFLVSAFTIARATSDQVIGGVLLQRELHWDKTKRYRQGS from the coding sequence ATGTCTCGATCGCTTCGCACCATTCTTTTGCTCGGCGCGCTGTTTTCAGGGATAGGCTTTGCTCTGCCGAGCGCCGCGGAGAAGCTCATCGTGCACACTGTCATAGTGAGAAGGGCACCGCACGAGATCGCGCGCAACCATAGGGCTCCGGAGCGATCGATGCAGGAGGCTGCGGAGGTGGCGGCCGTGCGACTGCCACCAGGCAGTTACAAGGACGAAGAGGAGCTCGACGAGCCCCCACCCGTTGTCTTCGACAAGGCGGAGACCGGCGCGAGCGCGGGTCAGGTCATTGTCTCCACGCTGACTGGGTTGCTGGCCATCATCATGTCGCTCATTGTGCTCTACGCAGTCCGGCACTATGTCTTTACGCTGAACCGGTTGTTTGGCAGGCAGAGGCATCCCTATCTCGATATCGATGTCGCGGAATGGCCATCGCTGACGGTCCTGGTCGCTGCGCACAACGAGGAAGTGGTGATCGCCGGCTCTCTGCAATGCCTGCTGCGGGTGGACTACCCGGCGGACCGGCTGACCATCATGCCCGTGAATGACCGCTCTAGTGACCGGACTCGCGAGATCATCGACGAGATTGCCGCGCGGCATCCCGGCCGGATCGTTCCGTTCCACCGGGTCAGCGGCAAGCCGGGCAAGGCGGCCGCGCTCAAGGATGCCAGCGAGACCGTGAGCACGGAAATCATTGTTGTCTTCGATGCCGATTACCTGCCCCCGTTCGGCTTGCTCAAGCAGCTGGTGGCGCCGTTCTTCGATCCTGAAGTCGGTGCCACGATGGGTCGGGTAGTGCCACTGAATCTTGGCAGCAACCTGCTTACCAGACTGCTCGATATGGAGCGTTCCGGTGGTTACCAGGTGGACCAGCAGGCGCGCATGAACCTCTGGCTCGTGCCTCAGTACGGCGGCACGGTGGGCGGGGTCCGGCTGCGGGCACTGCGCAGTGTGGGGGGCTGGCACGATGACGTGCTTGCCGAGGATACCGATCTTACGTACCGGCTCATGCTGGGAAATTGGAAGACGGTCTATCAGAACTGGGCCGAATGCTACGAAGAGGTACCCGAAGCATGGCCAGTGCGGATCCGGCAGATCATGCGCTGGACCAAGGGCCACAACCAGTCGTTCTACCGTCACGCTCGTGGCGTGGTGACATGCCAGGGGCACGGACTGTTTGAAAGACTGGACGGCGTGGCGCTGCTCGCCATCTACACGATGGCACCGGTCATGCTGTTGGGCTGGGCGCTGACAATTTTCCTGTTCTATACGAGCGGCTTCCCGCTTCATAGCACGCTCATCCTGCTCGCACTGATGTCCTATGGCACCCTGGGCAACTTCGCCGCATTCTTCGAAATTGCAGCGGCGGTTCACCTCGACGGTGGCTGTGAAAGAGTCCGGCTGCTGCCGCTGAACTATTTCGGCTTCCTTGTCAGTGCCTTCACGATCGCAAGAGCCACGTCCGATCAGGTGATCGGGGGTGTCCTGCTTCAACGCGAGCTGCATTGGGACAAGACGAAACGCTACCGACAAGGGAGCTGA
- a CDS encoding polymer-forming cytoskeletal protein produces the protein MWLILLTVLTLLAFSLPLVPAFAEWRRPRDILPLAIDGEHTLDVCAVAAEFRAMLDTKAGAAARAGAFRDQVLKVGSAWTPTSAEHALRRCDRVVIAQGDLELPDHFTFRRELYAKRNLSSGVSNCLLAVLAEGGLLLRQGSVLQHWAHARHARVEPHCSLEGPLSAWQEILIEDGCEFTALTASAIRFGNPDNRDGGKSAVAGGARPPPLEQTERAGATSSDEGSHRIIEHDYLLAPGIRHDGDLIVHGDLRIGTAARITGSVKATGSIRLEDHVRIDGALVCGSALFVAPCCAIMGPVIAEESVSIAENCLIGLLSRPTSLAAPEVCVWRGTTVHGAVSAIVGGRAMPAAMAAPCDEHD, from the coding sequence ATGTGGCTGATCCTTCTGACTGTATTGACCCTGCTGGCCTTCAGTCTGCCCCTGGTGCCGGCATTCGCGGAATGGCGGCGGCCGCGTGACATTTTGCCGCTCGCGATCGATGGCGAGCATACCCTGGATGTCTGTGCCGTGGCAGCGGAGTTCCGGGCAATGCTGGACACGAAGGCAGGCGCCGCGGCCAGGGCAGGGGCGTTTCGGGATCAGGTGCTGAAAGTCGGCAGTGCCTGGACACCGACATCCGCGGAGCATGCGCTGCGGCGCTGCGATCGCGTCGTGATTGCCCAGGGAGATCTGGAGTTGCCGGATCACTTCACCTTCAGGCGTGAGTTGTACGCGAAGCGCAATCTCAGCAGCGGGGTATCGAACTGCCTGCTGGCTGTCCTGGCCGAAGGCGGCCTGCTCCTGCGCCAGGGTAGCGTGCTGCAGCATTGGGCGCACGCGCGCCATGCGCGTGTCGAACCGCACTGCAGCCTTGAAGGGCCCTTGTCCGCCTGGCAGGAGATCCTCATTGAAGATGGCTGCGAGTTCACCGCGTTGACGGCAAGCGCGATCCGCTTTGGCAATCCGGACAATCGGGATGGCGGCAAGAGTGCGGTTGCCGGTGGCGCGCGCCCACCCCCGCTGGAGCAGACAGAGCGAGCAGGCGCGACGTCATCCGATGAAGGCAGCCACCGGATTATCGAGCATGATTACTTGCTGGCGCCTGGCATCCGCCACGACGGAGACCTGATTGTCCACGGCGACCTGAGGATCGGAACCGCCGCGCGGATTACGGGGAGCGTCAAGGCAACCGGCTCGATCCGGCTGGAGGACCATGTCCGGATCGATGGCGCGCTCGTGTGCGGTAGCGCGCTTTTCGTCGCACCCTGCTGCGCCATCATGGGCCCCGTTATCGCGGAAGAATCGGTCAGCATTGCGGAAAACTGCCTGATAGGCCTCTTGTCGAGGCCAACCTCGTTAGCCGCTCCGGAAGTGTGTGTGTGGCGTGGCACGACGGTGCATGGCGCGGTGAGCGCAATTGTCGGAGGGAGGGCAATGCCGGCCGCCATGGCTGCGCCTTGCGACGAACATGACTAG